The genomic region GAGATTGCAAAGTGTACTGATGATAACTTTGTTAGATGGATGGATGACATTGATATTCCTGCAGACTCTGAGGAATCATGCAAACATCTCCTGTGTCGGCTAGATGAAATACTAAATGCCAGAGGATTAAGGCTTAATGGCTCAAAAACAAAGATTCTAAATGCGGAATTAGCAAAGCAGTATCTTTTCTCCGATGAGAATAAAAATCTTGATTTAATCGAAGAGGCTATAAAGGAAACAAAAGCTGATAATCAGAATGTTCCTAATGAAGCGCTCCAGGCAAGGTTTGACAAATTTTTCTGTGAATCAAGGAGCGGTCGTTGGGATAAGGTGCTGAAAAGATATATTGGCTTGTTCTCTAAAACTAATGATAACTATATCGAGTCATTCCTCCCGGATTTGCTATCGAATTTTCCAGCAGTTAGAGACAATATATTCAGCTATTATTCATCTCTTGGATATTCAGATAATAGATTGAAACAAATAGTAAATTATCTAACAAGTGAGCATTGTATTGATGATGTATCAATGTTTTCTGCCGTACGAGTACTTATAGGTTGGAAACTGGATTGGGAGAGCGAAGGCGCAGATCGTATTCGCTGGCTTGCCAATGAGATGGAGAAAGAGCGCAGGCATAACTTGGTTGGACCTATCTGGATAAATGCAAAGTACTCAGCGCCAGGAGAGCTTAGAAATTTTATCAACCATAATAAAAATAGGTGGCTTTCAACTCATTATCTTGCGCGACAAGTCGCGGCGACGCTTCCTCGATTGCGTTTATTACCTGACTTTTGCCAGCAGGTAGAGCGTTGGATTAGTGAGCGTGGGCTCAACGACGCTGCTTCTGTGATAAAGAACCTTGACGACATTCGGACTCGAGAAAAATTTGAGAAGCCAGAAATGTCGTACTTTAAACATGGTGAAGTAGCAAACAAAGCCTTTCCGCTGCATAAATTCCTTATATGCATGGATGTTTTGCAATCGGGAAAATTTAATTATGATGAAAAGCAAAAACTAAAATTATATCTTTTGAATAATGTACAAGACCCCATCTATAAACGTTACTTTTCTATGACGTAGCTGCGGGATTGGAGACCAATCGAGCTCTCAAGAAAATTGGTATTTTTTAGTCAATAGAAATAGGGTTTTGATCCATGATCTGGCCCCATTTCTGTTGAATTACTTCGCAGGGGGTGCAGGGTGCCAATGTTGCGGCACGAAATCAGTGCTTGTTTGATTTTTAGCATTTCCCAGCGCGCCCAACCTATTGGGGCGCTTGGGAAATCGCTGGCGGACCCGAATGGATTCGAACCATCGGCCTCTGCCTTCGGAGGGCAGCGCTCTATCCAGCTGAGCTACGGGTCCATCATCAGCGGAGGCGCACCATAGCGAAAAGCCTCGGCCAGTGCAAACACTCCTTTCGACATTTTTTCACACCCCGCCGGGGCCGCCCATCCACGCTTATTTCGCGGCCAGGAGGCTGCGGTTGCGGTCGGCGCCGCTCGCCAGGGGCTGCTTGGGGTTCTCGATCCAGGCGGCGATGTCGTTGACCACCACTTGGCCCTTCAGGTCGCGCAGCAGCATGTGCCAGCCGTCGGGATAGACCGCCACCACATGCCGCCCGCCGGACTCGAAATCCTCGACCGCGCGGTTGACCGGGGTCTTCGGCAACACCTCCTCGTGGGCGCCGTAGAGCACCAGGGACGGGACCGACAGATGCCCGCAGGCGGCCAGGGCCGTGCCCATCAGGTCGGTCAGCCCCTCCAGCGCGTCGACGCGGGAGCCCTTGATGACCAGCGGGTCGCGGCCCAGCGCCCGCAGCATCTCGATGTTGTCGGACGCCTGGATCTTCAGGTCCTTCGGCGGGTGCACCACCATCCCGGGAACCGTGTTGTAGCTCAGCCAGAGCAGCGCCCGCGGGAAGAAGCCCATCGCGTCGCGGCCCCAGACGGCGGGGGCGACCAGGATCGTGCCGTTCACGTCGGGCGGAGTCGCGCTGGTCATCGCCGCCAGCACCACAGCACCGCCCATGCTCTCGCCCATCAGATGGACCGGCAGGCCGGGGTGGCGGGCGTGGACCTGGGAGACGGCCGCCTTCAGGTCGGCCACCAGCGTGTCGGTGCCCGGCCAGATGCCGGTGTTCCGCGTGGCGCCGAAGCCGCGCTGGTCGTAGGCGTAGACGGCGATCCCCCGCGCGGCGAGGCTGCGCCCAGCCCCGTCGAAGGCGTTGGAGTAGTCGTTGTAGCCGTGCAGGGCCAGAACCACCGCGTGCGGCGCCCCGCCCTCGGGCAGCCAGCGCCGCAGCGGCAGTTCGAAGCCGTCGGCGGCGATCAGGGCGCTGTCGGTCAGGGCCGGCTGGGTCATGGGCAAACCCATCGGCTGATAGGCCGCGGTGCAGCCGGACAGCAGAAGGCCGATCCCGACGATCAGTTTCGCCATCCGGCCGGCCGGCCTACGCCGCATCGTGTGCGATCTCCTTCCGGGCGTGCGCGCCGCCGGTCAATTGCAGGAAGATGTCCTCCAGGTCCGATTCCTCGGTGCTGAGATCGACGACCCCCAGCCCCGCCCCGGCCAGGGCGGCGAGGATGCCGTCCACCCTCTGGCGGCTCGGCTGGTAGCGGACGATCAGGCGCCGCGGCTCGGCCAGTTCGGCGGTGAAGGCGGACAGTTCCGCCGGCACGGCGGCCAGGTCGCGGTCGACCAGAACGGTCAGCGCCTTGGCGTCCACCCGGCGGAGCAGAGTGGCGGTCGGCTCGCAGGCCACCACCGTGCCGTGGTTGATGATGGCGATGGAGTCGCACAGCTCCTGCGCCTCCTCCAGGTAATGAGTGGTCAGCAGCACCGTCGAGCCCTCGCGGTTCAACTTGCGCACATGCTCCCACAACTGGATGCGCAGTTCCACGTCCACGCCGGCGGTCGGCTCGTCCAGCACCAGGACGGGCGGGGTGTGGACCATCGCCTTCGCCACCATCAGCCGCCGCTTCATGCCGCCCGACAGCGACCGGGCGTAGGCGTCGGCCTTGTCGCGCAGCCCCACGGCCTCCAGCAGCTCCTCGGTCCGCCGCTCGGCCTTGGGCACGCCGTAGAGGCCGGCCTGGAGCTCCAGCATTTCCCGAGGGGTGAAAAAAGGGTCCATGTTCAGTTCCTGGGGGACCACGCCGATCGACGCCCGCGCTTGGCGCGGATGGGCGTCGATGTCGGTTCCCCAGATCGACACCGTGCCGCCGGTCTTGTTGACCAGCCCGGCCATGATGTTGATGAGCGTCGACTTGCCCGCCCCGTTCGGCCCCAGCAGCCCGAACACCGCCCCGCGGGGAATCGCCAGATCGATGCCCTTAAGGGCTTGTTTCGGGCCGGCCTTGCCGGCGGCCTGATAGGTCTTGGTGAGGCCGCGGACCTCCACGGCGTAGGCGGGGACGGCGTGGGTGGGCAAGGTGGAGGCGGGCAGGGCGGCGGCGTTCAGCGGGGCGTGCGCAACCATGGAATTGAAAGGGCCTTTCCGGTCGTGCCCCGAGTCCGAACCCACGGGGGCGATCACTGTCCAATCACTTGATCCGTCCGGCGCGTTGGGTATGATCCGACCCCGCGCGCGTGCCTCATTCGGTGGGCATCTTAACGATGGCGTTAACGCGCGCGTGTGTCAAAGTGGAGGATGTCTGCCATGCAGCCAGTTGAAACGATCGAAGTCGAGACCCTGACCGTCGGATGCGACGGCGGCGGCGGTGCGCTCGGCCACCCGCTGGTCTATCTGACGCTGAGCGCCGAGGGGAAGGTCGAATGCCCCTACTGCTCGCGCCACTTCGTCCTGAAGGAAGGCGCGAAGACGGGCACGCACGGGCACTGAGTCCGGCGGAGTCTCTTACAGGGCGGAAATCCCGCGCGCAGCGAGGGCCGGAGCGATCCGGCCCTTTTTGTTTGCCGGCGGTCCGAACCGGTGGTTCAGCTCGATTCTGTGGCCTTTCCGCCACCCGGCGGTGTGGCGATGCAACGTCCGGGCGGGATGAGTCATATGCCTCTTTTATTGCAATTGTGAAAAATATAAAACGAACCGCCTTGACGCGCGTCGCGATCCGCCTTCTACTTTTTTGCGGCGCAAAAGAGGCGTCCATCGCAATTGCCCGCTCAGGTCCTTCGCATGCTTTTTCCTGAGGCCAACGCTCTCGCGCCAGATGAGGCCCGGTCCATGAGCCAAGAGACGGAAGAGCAATACAGAAGTATTTTCGAGAACGCGGTCGAAGGTATTTACCAGACCACGGTGGACGGGCGTTATCTGCGGGTCAACCCGGCGCTGTCGCGCATCTACGGCTACCGGTCGCCGGCCGACCTAATCGACAACCTGACGGACATCGCCGGCCAGCTCTACGTCGATCCCGGCAAGCGCGAGGCCTTTGCCCGCCTGATGGCCGAGCGCGACGTGGTGCAGAGCTTCGAGGCGCGGGTCTTCCGCAACGACGGTTCGATCATCTGGATTTCGGAGAACGCGCGCTGCGTGCGCGATCCGCAGGGCCGCATCCGCTATTACGAAGGCACCGTCCAGGACATCACCGAGCGCAAGCAGCACGAGGAAAAGATCCGGCTGCTCGCCACCGTCTTCGACAGCGTGGCCGACGGCATCCTGATCGTGGACCCCGATCTGTCGGTGCAGGCGGTCAACCCGGCCTACGAGGTGATGACCGACTTCCAGCGGGAGGCGCTTCTCCACCGCCCGCTGGTGATCTTCGCCCCCGGTTCCCACGAGCGCGCCTTCATCGAGGACATCTGGCGCACCGCGCGCACGGAGGGGCGCTGGCAGGGCGAGGTGACCAGCTTCCGCCATTCCGGCGACGCCTTCGCGGCCTCGCTGTCGGTCACGGCGGTGCGTGCGCCGGGCGGGGCGCTGGAGCATTACGTGCTGACGCTCGCCGACATCAGCCAGCGCAAGTACCAGGAACACCAGATCCGCTATCAGGCCAGCTTCGACCGGCTGACCGACTTGCCCAACCGCTGGCTGGTCTGCGAGCGGCTGGAGGAGGCCATCGTGCGCGCCCAGCGCATGCGCACCAAGGTCGCCGTGGCCTTCCTCGACCTCAACCGCTTCAAGCAGGTGAACGACACGCTGGGCCACCACGCCGGTGACGACCTGCTGAAGCTGGTGGCCAAGCGCCTGCGCAACTGCACCCGCGTGTCCGACACGGTGGGACGGCTCGGCGGCGACGAGTTCCTGATCGTGGCGCCCGACGCGGTGGACCGCGCCGCCGGCGCCCGGCTGGTCGAGAAGGTGCTCTATTCGATGGGCGAGCCCTTCGCCGTCCACAATCAGGAGCTTTTCTGCGGCGCCTCGATCGGCGTCGCCTTCTTCCCCGACGACGGCGAGACGGCGGACCAGCTTCTGCGCAACGCCGACCTCGCCATGTACCACGCCAAGCGCAACCCGGAATGCAAGTTCGTCTTCTACGAGGCGGGCATGCGGGAGCGCACCGGCTTCACGTTGGGGCTGGAAAGCGACCTGCGCCGCGCCGCCGCGACCGGCGAGGAGTTCGCGCTGCATTTCCAGCCCAAGGTGGACATGCCGCAGCGCGGCTTCCACCGGGTGATCGGGGCGGAGGCGCTGATCCGCTGGCACCACCCGGTGCGCGGCCTCGTCAGCCCGGCGGAGTTCATCCCGCTGGCCGAGGAGACCGGCCTGATCTGGGAAATCGGCGCCTGGACCCTGAGGGAGGCCTGCGGCCGGCTGGCCGGCTGGCTGGCCGCCGGGTTGGACATCGCGTCGGTGTCGGTCAACCTGTCGCCGCGCCAGTTCCAGGACGCGCGTCTGGTGAATTTCGTGCGCGACGTGGTGGAGCGCAGCGGCGTCCCGCCGGAGCGGCTGGAGCTGGAGCTGACCGAGGGCGCCATGATCGGCGACATCGAGAAGGCGGTGACCATCCTGCACGGGCTGAAGGGGATCGGCATCCGCCTGTCCATCGACGATTTCGGGACCGGCTATTCCTCCCTGGCCTATCTGAAGCGGTTCCCGATCAACACGCTGAAGATCGACCGCAGCTTCGTCCGCGACATCGTGCAGTCCTCCACCGACCCGGCCATCGTCAACACCATCGTGAACCTCGCCGACAGCCTGGGCTTCGACACCATCGCCGAAGGGGTGGAGACGGAGGAGCAGGCGGACATGCTGCGCCGCCAGCGCTGCACGCGCATCCAGGGCTTCCTGATCAGCCGCCCGCTGGACGTGGACGCTTTCCAGCGCTTCCTGGTGGAGAACGCTGGGTAAGCGGCTCCCCGGCTGGCCGCTGTCCGAATGGAGCGGACCGACGGGAAGCCGCGCCCCGTCAGTTGCCGAGCTTGTTGGTGTCGAGCACGATCATCGCCACGCCGATCTTCTCCTTGCTGGCCGGATCGATCACCGGAACGCTGACCTCGGTCAGCATGGCGTTCGTCTCGGCGTCCTTCTCCGGGTCGGTCATGTAGAGGTCGGAGCCGCCGCTGTAGACCTTCTGCCACTTCGGCTCGTCGCCCTGCCAATAGTCGGAGGTGCCGCCGGTCTGGGCCACGTTGAGGCCGCGGTTGTCCATCAGCAGGATTTCCACGATCCGGCCGTTGCTCTTGTCCGTGACCTCCTTCAGGCGCTTGGTCACGGCGTTGGCGGCGATCTTGTCGTAGGTGGGGTTGGCGGACTTGGCCTTGGCCGCCGCCTTCCAGTCGTTGTCCATGGCGTCGATCTTGGCCTGGTCGAGGCCCTTGTTCTGAGCGTTCTGGGCCTTGACGGCGTCGACGACCGCCGGGTCGGCGAGCCAAGTCTGGGTCTGCGGGCTCACCGTTTTGCGGACGTTGGCTTCCAGGGCGGGATCGGCGGCGTAGGCCGGCAGCGTGCCGAGCATCGTCAGAACCGCCGCGGTGGACAGCAGCAGGGAAAAGCGTTTGGACATCGGTTCCTCCCATGATTGATCCGCCCGCGGACTGCCTTCGCGGCCTGTGCTCCGTGGGCGCAAAACCATAGGTCCCGCTTCATCCCGCCCGTCAGAGGAATGCGCGAATTATTCCGTGATACGGAAAATCAGTAAAACTAACCATTGTTGCGCTTGAATGGCCGGCGCCTCCTCGAG from Azospirillum baldaniorum harbors:
- a CDS encoding RNA-directed DNA polymerase produces the protein MNDTNEQNAAEPLEKVQTSSKNHSQTNNLTKKSYVIHSSSHTARLDQRREDLSDVFTVNAMKSSWEKYVMGGMRSQYWIDLHDHYDFHRNRGAVLLSLRQRILDGQYRPEPPMSIRLEKANGICRRLSVPSAEDAVVLQTIVECISPSIIKKAPSKNAYYSRSHKNKKPRIDIEADYIWFVQYKKFANRLQEFASTSNFLLVTDVANYFDNIELSSLRNSISSMGEIKEVIMDILFNILDEFRWRSDYLPAPGRGLPQVDFDAPRLLGHAFLFELDKEIAKCTDDNFVRWMDDIDIPADSEESCKHLLCRLDEILNARGLRLNGSKTKILNAELAKQYLFSDENKNLDLIEEAIKETKADNQNVPNEALQARFDKFFCESRSGRWDKVLKRYIGLFSKTNDNYIESFLPDLLSNFPAVRDNIFSYYSSLGYSDNRLKQIVNYLTSEHCIDDVSMFSAVRVLIGWKLDWESEGADRIRWLANEMEKERRHNLVGPIWINAKYSAPGELRNFINHNKNRWLSTHYLARQVAATLPRLRLLPDFCQQVERWISERGLNDAASVIKNLDDIRTREKFEKPEMSYFKHGEVANKAFPLHKFLICMDVLQSGKFNYDEKQKLKLYLLNNVQDPIYKRYFSMT
- a CDS encoding alpha/beta hydrolase, producing the protein MRRRPAGRMAKLIVGIGLLLSGCTAAYQPMGLPMTQPALTDSALIAADGFELPLRRWLPEGGAPHAVVLALHGYNDYSNAFDGAGRSLAARGIAVYAYDQRGFGATRNTGIWPGTDTLVADLKAAVSQVHARHPGLPVHLMGESMGGAVVLAAMTSATPPDVNGTILVAPAVWGRDAMGFFPRALLWLSYNTVPGMVVHPPKDLKIQASDNIEMLRALGRDPLVIKGSRVDALEGLTDLMGTALAACGHLSVPSLVLYGAHEEVLPKTPVNRAVEDFESGGRHVVAVYPDGWHMLLRDLKGQVVVNDIAAWIENPKQPLASGADRNRSLLAAK
- a CDS encoding ABC transporter ATP-binding protein — encoded protein: MVAHAPLNAAALPASTLPTHAVPAYAVEVRGLTKTYQAAGKAGPKQALKGIDLAIPRGAVFGLLGPNGAGKSTLINIMAGLVNKTGGTVSIWGTDIDAHPRQARASIGVVPQELNMDPFFTPREMLELQAGLYGVPKAERRTEELLEAVGLRDKADAYARSLSGGMKRRLMVAKAMVHTPPVLVLDEPTAGVDVELRIQLWEHVRKLNREGSTVLLTTHYLEEAQELCDSIAIINHGTVVACEPTATLLRRVDAKALTVLVDRDLAAVPAELSAFTAELAEPRRLIVRYQPSRQRVDGILAALAGAGLGVVDLSTEESDLEDIFLQLTGGAHARKEIAHDAA
- a CDS encoding zinc-finger domain-containing protein; the protein is MQPVETIEVETLTVGCDGGGGALGHPLVYLTLSAEGKVECPYCSRHFVLKEGAKTGTHGH
- a CDS encoding putative bifunctional diguanylate cyclase/phosphodiesterase, with translation MSQETEEQYRSIFENAVEGIYQTTVDGRYLRVNPALSRIYGYRSPADLIDNLTDIAGQLYVDPGKREAFARLMAERDVVQSFEARVFRNDGSIIWISENARCVRDPQGRIRYYEGTVQDITERKQHEEKIRLLATVFDSVADGILIVDPDLSVQAVNPAYEVMTDFQREALLHRPLVIFAPGSHERAFIEDIWRTARTEGRWQGEVTSFRHSGDAFAASLSVTAVRAPGGALEHYVLTLADISQRKYQEHQIRYQASFDRLTDLPNRWLVCERLEEAIVRAQRMRTKVAVAFLDLNRFKQVNDTLGHHAGDDLLKLVAKRLRNCTRVSDTVGRLGGDEFLIVAPDAVDRAAGARLVEKVLYSMGEPFAVHNQELFCGASIGVAFFPDDGETADQLLRNADLAMYHAKRNPECKFVFYEAGMRERTGFTLGLESDLRRAAATGEEFALHFQPKVDMPQRGFHRVIGAEALIRWHHPVRGLVSPAEFIPLAEETGLIWEIGAWTLREACGRLAGWLAAGLDIASVSVNLSPRQFQDARLVNFVRDVVERSGVPPERLELELTEGAMIGDIEKAVTILHGLKGIGIRLSIDDFGTGYSSLAYLKRFPINTLKIDRSFVRDIVQSSTDPAIVNTIVNLADSLGFDTIAEGVETEEQADMLRRQRCTRIQGFLISRPLDVDAFQRFLVENAG
- a CDS encoding PDC sensor domain-containing protein, translating into MSKRFSLLLSTAAVLTMLGTLPAYAADPALEANVRKTVSPQTQTWLADPAVVDAVKAQNAQNKGLDQAKIDAMDNDWKAAAKAKSANPTYDKIAANAVTKRLKEVTDKSNGRIVEILLMDNRGLNVAQTGGTSDYWQGDEPKWQKVYSGGSDLYMTDPEKDAETNAMLTEVSVPVIDPASKEKIGVAMIVLDTNKLGN